One genomic region from Polyangiaceae bacterium encodes:
- a CDS encoding N-formylglutamate amidohydrolase, translating into MDIRLEDAAEIIAGPTPARVVLTCEHASERLPEPWEWPEADRWLVGTHWAYDIGASDLTREVAVALGAPAVLARFSRLLVDPNRPRDSDTLFRAQAEGRSVALNAHLSTGEQQTRLRRLYDAFHARVHEVMVSARAEIVLAMHTFTPEYEGIVRQLEVGVLFDRDEALALRVRDELASTGLAVGLNEPYSGRQGMMYSADLHASRHGCLAVELEVRQDLAVEAVVRRRIVEALHRALAPVAK; encoded by the coding sequence GTGGATATTCGCCTGGAGGACGCCGCAGAAATCATCGCCGGACCCACCCCGGCGCGCGTGGTGCTGACCTGCGAGCACGCTTCCGAGCGCCTACCCGAGCCCTGGGAGTGGCCCGAAGCAGACCGCTGGCTAGTGGGAACCCACTGGGCCTACGACATCGGCGCCAGCGATCTCACGAGAGAAGTCGCCGTCGCCTTGGGCGCGCCGGCGGTCCTCGCGCGCTTCTCACGCTTGCTGGTCGACCCCAACCGGCCGCGGGATTCCGACACGCTCTTTCGCGCGCAGGCAGAGGGTCGAAGCGTCGCCCTGAACGCGCACCTGAGCACGGGCGAACAGCAGACACGGCTGCGCCGCCTCTACGACGCGTTCCACGCTCGGGTGCACGAGGTGATGGTTTCGGCGCGCGCGGAGATCGTGCTTGCCATGCACACCTTCACTCCCGAGTACGAAGGGATCGTGCGGCAGTTGGAGGTCGGCGTGCTGTTCGATCGTGACGAGGCCTTGGCGCTGCGGGTGCGCGACGAGCTGGCCAGCACGGGCCTGGCCGTGGGGTTGAACGAACCCTACTCGGGCCGTCAGGGCATGATGTACTCGGCAGACCTGCACGCCAGCCGCCACGGCTGTCTCGCCGTGGAGCTGGAAGTGCGTCAGGACCTCGCCGTCGAGGCCGTGGTGCGTCGCCGCATCGTCGAGGCGCTTCATCGCGCGCTCGCCCCGGTCGCCAAGTAG
- a CDS encoding carbon-nitrogen hydrolase family protein: MRLVLVQPTLSHLPDGDNMATLRSALDSVRAGTGDIVLLPERCYLGTERQAYESAMTSLAKELSCTLVAGSQHWLEGSSRVHRGIVVQPDGSVLGEFHKLRPYSDERNWVDPGTIRGEFEIGGRRVLVLICADFWFSDLLLATRTQPDLILVPALSVSRKHAPAYSKALWQHLAVTRAYELGAFVGVSDWAHDSTLPVLKASGVSGFADPTQEHADALFAPLDSAVARAFDLDFAALERFRDDRRGRGFFWIADGS, translated from the coding sequence ATGCGCCTGGTCCTCGTGCAACCCACTCTGAGCCATTTACCCGACGGCGACAACATGGCGACGCTCCGCTCCGCCCTCGACTCCGTGCGCGCTGGTACGGGGGACATCGTGCTCCTGCCCGAGCGCTGCTACCTGGGCACCGAGCGCCAAGCCTACGAAAGCGCGATGACCTCGCTGGCGAAGGAGCTGAGCTGCACCTTGGTCGCGGGTTCCCAGCACTGGCTCGAAGGTTCGAGCCGCGTGCACCGCGGCATCGTGGTGCAGCCCGACGGCTCCGTGCTCGGCGAGTTTCACAAGCTCCGCCCTTACTCGGACGAGCGCAACTGGGTCGACCCCGGAACGATCCGCGGCGAATTCGAGATCGGCGGACGGCGTGTGTTGGTGCTGATCTGCGCGGACTTCTGGTTCTCCGACTTGCTGCTCGCGACGCGCACCCAACCGGACTTGATCTTGGTGCCTGCCCTGAGTGTGAGCCGCAAGCACGCACCCGCGTACTCCAAAGCGCTGTGGCAACACCTGGCAGTGACTCGAGCCTACGAGCTCGGTGCCTTCGTCGGCGTCAGCGATTGGGCGCACGACTCGACGCTGCCCGTGCTCAAGGCCAGCGGCGTGTCGGGTTTTGCGGATCCAACCCAAGAGCACGCCGACGCGCTCTTCGCTCCCCTCGACTCCGCCGTGGCGCGGGCCTTCGACTTGGACTTCGCCGCCCTCGAGCGTTTTCGCGACGATCGGCGCGGGCGCGGCTTCTTCTGGATTGCCGACGGCAGCTGA
- a CDS encoding gamma-glutamylcyclotransferase family protein — MLRSESRNRRTNRRPGEHALQHWVFAYGSNMDLDDLAQWCGARGEQLTLLETRVGELPAHRLVWNYHSEARGGGAANVEAGGSRPLPGLLLQTNGKGLALLDRKEGHPRRYRRELASVVSQGEAIEAWVYRVLPEFIQSRVVLPTPTYVQILLRAARRWELPEWHREELRALL, encoded by the coding sequence GTGCTGCGCTCCGAGAGCCGCAATCGTCGAACCAATCGCCGTCCCGGAGAACACGCGCTGCAGCACTGGGTATTTGCCTACGGCTCCAACATGGACCTCGACGACTTGGCCCAATGGTGCGGTGCGCGCGGCGAGCAGCTCACGCTGTTGGAGACCCGGGTCGGCGAGCTGCCGGCCCACCGCTTGGTGTGGAACTATCATTCCGAGGCCCGAGGCGGAGGCGCAGCGAACGTCGAAGCGGGCGGCAGTCGCCCACTGCCAGGCCTTCTGCTGCAGACGAACGGCAAGGGCTTGGCGCTCCTGGACCGCAAGGAGGGGCACCCACGACGCTATCGCCGCGAGCTGGCGTCGGTGGTCTCTCAGGGGGAGGCGATCGAGGCGTGGGTCTACCGCGTCCTGCCTGAGTTCATACAGTCCCGCGTCGTCTTGCCTACACCTACCTACGTGCAGATCCTGCTTCGGGCCGCGCGGCGCTGGGAGCTGCCTGAGTGGCATCGAGAAGAGTTGCGCGCGCTGCTATGA
- the purE gene encoding 5-(carboxyamino)imidazole ribonucleotide mutase: MTKAAESRPLVGVIMGSKSDWDTMQHAASVLSQLGVAHEVRVVSAHRTPDLLFEYASTAAERGLEVIIAGAGGAAHLPGMVAAKTVVPVLGVPVESKTLRGVDSLLSIVQMPKGIPVGTLAIGAAGAANAALLAAAILGNSRPELRQAVEIFRSEQTRSVLDNPDPRA, from the coding sequence TTGACGAAGGCAGCGGAAAGCCGCCCCCTCGTGGGCGTGATCATGGGTTCCAAGAGCGACTGGGACACGATGCAGCACGCCGCCAGTGTGCTGTCTCAGCTCGGTGTGGCGCATGAAGTGCGAGTGGTGTCGGCGCACCGCACGCCGGACTTGCTCTTCGAGTACGCGAGCACTGCAGCGGAGCGCGGCCTGGAGGTGATCATCGCCGGCGCTGGCGGCGCCGCCCACTTGCCCGGCATGGTGGCCGCCAAGACGGTCGTACCGGTGTTGGGCGTACCCGTGGAGAGCAAGACCTTGCGCGGCGTCGACTCCCTGCTTTCGATCGTGCAGATGCCAAAGGGAATTCCCGTAGGCACGCTGGCCATCGGCGCGGCGGGTGCGGCCAACGCCGCGCTGCTCGCCGCTGCGATCTTGGGCAACTCGCGCCCCGAGCTGCGTCAGGCCGTGGAGATCTTTCGCTCGGAGCAGACCCGCAGCGTGCTCGACAATCCGGATCCCCGCGCATGA
- a CDS encoding GNAT family N-acetyltransferase translates to MHGIRPARDDDAAALIVLIEGVFDEYPGCVMDVDGEIPELRRIASYFAEHDGEFWVAEEGGSVVGCIGYSPATDPTGVELKKLYVSSSARQTGLGGALLQSVEDAAAKRAAGFIDLWSDTRFETAHRFYAKRGYVKSGATRELFDKSHTVEFYFNKPLR, encoded by the coding sequence ATGCACGGCATCCGTCCCGCTCGTGACGACGACGCTGCTGCGCTGATTGTTTTGATCGAGGGCGTGTTCGACGAGTACCCGGGCTGCGTCATGGACGTGGACGGGGAAATTCCCGAACTGCGCCGCATTGCCTCGTACTTCGCAGAGCACGACGGCGAGTTCTGGGTGGCCGAGGAGGGAGGCAGCGTCGTTGGCTGCATCGGCTATTCGCCAGCAACGGATCCGACGGGCGTCGAACTGAAGAAGCTCTACGTCTCCAGCTCGGCGCGCCAGACAGGTTTGGGCGGCGCACTGCTGCAAAGCGTCGAAGATGCTGCCGCGAAGCGCGCTGCAGGGTTCATCGATCTGTGGAGCGACACTCGCTTCGAGACGGCACACCGCTTCTACGCCAAGCGTGGCTACGTCAAGAGCGGCGCCACGCGCGAACTCTTCGACAAGAGCCACACCGTCGAGTTCTACTTCAACAAACCCCTGCGCTGA
- a CDS encoding 2-dehydropantoate 2-reductase: protein MQPRILIVGCGAIGGVLAGALLEIGQDVSVLTTNDAIASAVAEHGVRVSTADGAIALPPTRVLREPDASAQFDYVLLATQPPQVEAAAASALGMLAPEGKLVCFQNGLCEERVAKLTEPGRVLGAVVAWGASVIEPGVYERTSSGSFTLGRYEGGLDEATEELGRLLEAIGPVTLTDNLRGARWSKLAINAAISTLGTIGGDRLGPLMRHRHVRRLALEIMTETVRVAQAEGVQLEKVSGTLDLNWIALTEAEQSAAGSPGLLAKHTLLLAVGARYRRLRSSMLAAIERGRPPAVDFLNGEILDRAKQHRLRAPINQAARDLVWAIARGEATPSHALVRKLYDDTR, encoded by the coding sequence ATGCAACCGCGGATTTTGATCGTGGGCTGTGGGGCCATCGGCGGGGTGCTCGCGGGGGCGCTGCTGGAGATCGGCCAGGACGTGAGCGTGCTGACCACCAACGATGCCATTGCCAGTGCCGTGGCCGAGCACGGAGTGCGCGTCTCTACCGCAGATGGCGCCATTGCGTTGCCCCCGACGCGCGTGCTGCGCGAGCCGGACGCGAGCGCGCAGTTCGACTACGTGCTGCTGGCTACGCAGCCTCCCCAGGTGGAAGCGGCCGCGGCGAGTGCCCTCGGCATGCTCGCACCCGAGGGCAAGCTGGTCTGCTTTCAGAACGGCTTGTGCGAAGAGCGCGTGGCGAAGCTCACCGAACCCGGTCGCGTGCTCGGAGCGGTGGTGGCGTGGGGCGCGTCGGTGATCGAGCCGGGCGTGTACGAGCGCACCAGCTCGGGGAGCTTCACTCTGGGACGCTACGAAGGCGGCCTCGACGAGGCGACGGAGGAACTCGGCAGGCTGCTCGAAGCGATTGGGCCCGTGACCCTGACGGACAATCTGCGTGGAGCGCGTTGGAGCAAGCTCGCCATCAACGCGGCCATCTCGACCCTGGGCACCATCGGAGGCGATCGGCTCGGGCCGCTGATGCGACACCGACACGTGCGCCGCTTGGCGCTGGAGATCATGACCGAGACGGTGCGCGTGGCGCAGGCCGAAGGGGTCCAGCTCGAGAAGGTGAGTGGCACGCTGGATCTGAACTGGATTGCCCTGACCGAGGCAGAGCAAAGCGCGGCGGGGTCGCCCGGGCTCTTGGCCAAACACACGCTGCTGCTCGCCGTGGGTGCGCGCTATCGGCGGCTGCGGTCGAGCATGCTGGCGGCCATCGAGCGCGGTCGGCCGCCCGCCGTGGACTTCTTGAACGGCGAGATCCTCGATCGTGCGAAGCAACACCGCTTGCGCGCGCCCATCAACCAAGCCGCTCGCGATCTGGTTTGGGCCATCGCGCGCGGGGAAGCCACTCCCAGTCACGCGCTGGTTCGCAAGCTCTACGACGACACTCGCTGA
- a CDS encoding 5-(carboxyamino)imidazole ribonucleotide synthase: protein MTRTVGVLGAGQLGRMLALAGAPLGMHFVFLDPKADSPASRFGEHHVAPYTDAAGLEALAQCDVVTYEFESVPVEAVDALAGKVAVYPPPRALSVARDRLEEKRLFTSLGIPTPRYLPIATQQALDLAVREVGLPCVLKTRTLGYDGKGQLMLRSESDVPGALERLGGKLAIVERFVEFERELSQVAVRDRDGTTAFYPLIENSHEGGILRTSRCPVLGATSEHRAAARDFAARLLRELDYVGVLALEMFQVGRELWANEVAPRVHNSAHLSIEGAETSQFENHLRAIAGLPLGSTAVRVPTTMVNCVGRMPSPKDVLAVTDAHLHDYDKEPRAGRKVGHVTVRGESDAALSERVEALLAVCPFERE, encoded by the coding sequence ATGACCCGCACGGTCGGGGTGCTCGGCGCTGGACAGCTCGGCCGCATGCTCGCGCTCGCGGGCGCACCTCTGGGCATGCACTTCGTGTTCTTGGATCCCAAGGCGGATTCACCGGCCTCGCGCTTCGGCGAGCATCACGTCGCGCCCTACACCGATGCAGCAGGATTGGAAGCCCTCGCGCAGTGCGACGTGGTGACCTACGAGTTCGAGAGCGTTCCCGTCGAGGCCGTCGATGCCCTGGCGGGCAAGGTTGCGGTGTACCCGCCGCCGCGGGCGCTTTCCGTGGCGCGCGATCGCTTGGAGGAGAAGCGCCTGTTCACGAGCCTGGGAATTCCCACGCCGCGCTACCTGCCCATCGCCACGCAGCAAGCCCTGGATCTCGCCGTGCGCGAGGTGGGGCTGCCCTGCGTGCTCAAGACGCGCACCCTGGGCTACGACGGCAAAGGCCAGCTCATGCTGCGCAGCGAGAGCGACGTGCCGGGCGCTCTGGAGCGACTCGGTGGAAAGCTTGCCATCGTCGAACGGTTCGTGGAGTTCGAGCGGGAGCTGAGCCAGGTCGCCGTGCGCGACCGCGACGGTACGACGGCGTTCTATCCCCTGATCGAGAATTCCCACGAAGGCGGCATCTTGCGCACCAGCCGCTGCCCCGTACTTGGAGCGACCTCGGAACACCGAGCAGCGGCACGGGACTTCGCCGCGCGCCTCTTGCGCGAGCTGGACTACGTCGGAGTGCTAGCGCTGGAAATGTTCCAGGTCGGCCGCGAGCTCTGGGCGAATGAAGTGGCGCCCCGCGTGCACAACTCCGCGCACCTCAGCATCGAAGGTGCGGAGACGAGTCAGTTCGAGAATCACCTGCGCGCCATCGCGGGCCTGCCCCTCGGCTCCACGGCGGTTCGCGTTCCCACGACCATGGTGAATTGCGTCGGCCGCATGCCGAGCCCCAAAGACGTGCTGGCCGTCACCGACGCGCACTTGCACGACTACGACAAGGAGCCGCGCGCGGGCCGCAAGGTGGGGCACGTCACCGTGCGCGGGGAGAGTGACGCGGCGCTCAGTGAGCGGGTCGAAGCGCTCTTGGCGGTCTGTCCCTTCGAGCGTGAGTGA
- a CDS encoding SGNH/GDSL hydrolase family protein produces the protein MKLVSALGLGLLVGSFVAACGGSSDDSKDNPSSGGAGASAGAGGSGGLAGGATGGTAGGGAGAPGGTGGGPTGPKASECFADIYDGPITVDYDQYNPSIGSHCLGTNHQDIQGVEKLVFLGDSITVGTVPTPGNSVYRALLTAELTQKFPGLEVQNCAKNGADLGNLAGQFAQCFPSGGDNKKTLIVFTMGGNDLVPMAKSKLSAADGIKAADGLLATLEAQVKAYKDPAKFPNGSFVMFANVYEYTDATTEMTSCPSATFAGLTGTWPDGLAVFKHLREGYLKIAVETKSDMIFMGEEFCGHGFRASKADGQCYRGPNSENWFDLTCIHPNPAGHAEIAAMFSAVVAE, from the coding sequence ATGAAGCTGGTCAGCGCGTTGGGCTTGGGATTGTTGGTGGGTTCCTTCGTCGCCGCATGCGGTGGGTCGAGTGACGACTCGAAGGACAATCCGTCCAGCGGAGGCGCGGGCGCGAGCGCCGGAGCGGGCGGGAGTGGTGGCCTTGCAGGCGGCGCAACGGGTGGCACCGCTGGTGGTGGCGCAGGCGCGCCTGGTGGCACAGGTGGTGGCCCGACGGGACCGAAGGCGTCCGAGTGCTTCGCGGACATCTACGACGGGCCGATCACCGTCGACTACGATCAATACAACCCATCGATTGGAAGCCACTGCCTGGGCACGAATCATCAGGACATCCAAGGCGTGGAGAAACTGGTGTTCCTGGGTGACTCGATCACCGTTGGCACGGTGCCCACGCCCGGTAACTCGGTCTACCGCGCGCTGCTCACCGCGGAACTCACACAGAAGTTCCCGGGGCTCGAAGTGCAGAACTGCGCCAAGAACGGAGCGGACCTCGGCAACCTCGCGGGTCAGTTCGCGCAGTGCTTCCCGAGTGGCGGCGACAACAAGAAGACACTGATCGTGTTCACCATGGGCGGCAACGACCTGGTGCCCATGGCCAAGAGCAAGCTGTCCGCCGCCGATGGCATCAAGGCCGCCGACGGCCTGCTGGCGACCTTGGAGGCTCAGGTGAAAGCCTACAAGGACCCCGCGAAGTTCCCCAACGGGTCCTTCGTGATGTTCGCCAACGTCTACGAGTACACGGATGCGACGACGGAGATGACGTCCTGCCCCAGCGCTACCTTCGCCGGGCTCACGGGGACCTGGCCGGATGGTCTGGCCGTGTTCAAGCACCTGCGCGAGGGCTACTTGAAGATCGCCGTCGAGACGAAGTCCGACATGATCTTCATGGGCGAGGAGTTCTGCGGACATGGCTTCCGGGCCAGCAAGGCCGACGGACAGTGCTACCGTGGGCCGAACTCGGAAAACTGGTTCGATCTCACCTGCATCCACCCGAACCCCGCCGGCCACGCCGAGATCGCCGCCATGTTCTCCGCCGTCGTGGCGGAATAG
- a CDS encoding nitronate monooxygenase family protein produces MPLPPALASLRIPVIGAPLFIISTPELVIAQCTSGIVGSFPALNARPKEELDGWLARITEARAAYDREHPDQPSAPFAVNQIVHKSNDRLEHDLALCVKHRVPIVITSLGARTDVCDAVHSYGGIVLHDIIHLKHAKKALEKGADGLIAVCAGAGGHAGTLSPFALIPEIRQFFSGPLVLAGAIASGRSVLAARALGADLAYVGSAFIASEEANASADYKTAIVDGSAESIVYTSLFTGVHGNYLERSIRNAGLDPENLPESDPSAMSFSSGGSSKAKAWRDIWGAGQGIGAISAVQPAREIIARMVREYEAARAELCAE; encoded by the coding sequence ATGCCGCTGCCTCCCGCCCTCGCATCCTTGCGCATTCCCGTGATCGGTGCGCCGCTGTTCATCATCTCCACTCCGGAGCTGGTCATCGCCCAGTGCACCTCGGGCATCGTCGGCTCCTTTCCCGCGCTCAACGCGCGCCCCAAAGAAGAGCTCGACGGCTGGCTCGCGCGCATCACGGAGGCACGAGCCGCCTACGATCGTGAGCACCCCGATCAGCCGTCGGCGCCCTTCGCGGTCAACCAAATCGTGCACAAGTCCAACGACCGTCTCGAGCACGACTTGGCGCTGTGTGTGAAGCACCGCGTGCCCATCGTGATCACGTCCCTCGGCGCTCGCACGGACGTGTGCGACGCGGTGCACTCCTACGGAGGCATCGTGTTGCACGACATCATTCACCTGAAGCACGCCAAGAAGGCCCTGGAAAAGGGCGCCGACGGTCTGATCGCGGTCTGCGCCGGGGCGGGCGGACACGCGGGCACGCTGTCGCCCTTCGCGCTGATCCCAGAGATCCGTCAGTTCTTCTCGGGACCCTTGGTACTGGCGGGCGCCATCGCCTCGGGACGCTCGGTGCTGGCCGCGCGGGCGCTGGGGGCCGATCTGGCCTACGTGGGCTCGGCCTTCATCGCCAGCGAGGAGGCAAATGCCAGCGCCGACTACAAGACTGCCATCGTCGATGGCAGCGCCGAGAGCATCGTGTACACCAGCCTCTTCACCGGCGTGCACGGCAACTACCTCGAGCGATCCATTCGCAACGCCGGCCTCGACCCAGAGAACCTGCCCGAGAGTGATCCGTCCGCGATGAGCTTTTCTTCCGGCGGCAGCTCCAAGGCCAAAGCCTGGCGCGACATCTGGGGTGCCGGGCAGGGCATCGGTGCGATTTCAGCGGTGCAGCCCGCGCGCGAAATCATCGCGCGCATGGTGCGCGAGTACGAGGCTGCTCGCGCGGAGTTGTGCGCAGAGTAG